Proteins from a single region of Plasmodium brasilianum strain Bolivian I chromosome 13, whole genome shotgun sequence:
- a CDS encoding GTP-binding protein Obg1: protein MLRGIILFLLMVYHEDVIIKSIPCKTLKENAMFLNGSRCREFEERKTKKKNYLECIKKMIKKNQFHDRCIINVKSGNGGDGICCFTTFSQKKNKKYASGGRGGKGGDIYLIGNKKIDNFLSVKLKSFYYAGNGGKGCNNNQNGECGKDEYIHIPINTIIYDEDKNFIDFIYINCQKVLVAKGGKGGKGNYSYRTKSLRIPFVCQYGEKTKEKKLFLKKIFFTDFGIIGYPNVGKSTLLNKITNANVKIANYSYTSKFPNFGIFKCEKGSTQEVGRTSGGPDDGTVEQVQSTQSDMSNRPDNEYDILEEEFRDEVVCEMGENENDSVSNNNGWGDNTGWDDNDGTLRTAEKSNYTVIDFPGIIKNLDKKESNISFKYLEHLKYSKILIYMFDINSNTIIETYENIKNVLVQYHSIFKTKKEVVVLNKIDIYNNKDKENINSLINYVRENINIDKIFCISALTGENVIEAINEMILYIDDENTVNEFIKTLPKPMDIEKIEDSDNFRPSEYEIHKYDEHIFIIKGKYIENQANIFNFSKCDSSKVFRKILDDLNINTKLKNVGARDGDKIIISNYSFDFILEY from the coding sequence atgcttaGAGGTATAATCTTGTTTCTCTTAATGGTATACCACGAAgatgttattataaaaagtattcCTTGTAAAACTTTAAAGGAAAATGCTATGTTTTTGAATGGTTCAAGATGCAGAGAGTTTGAAGAACGAAAAACCAAGAAAAAGAACTATTTGGAGTGCATTAAAAAGATGATAAAGAAGAATCAGTTTCATGACAGGTGTATAATAAATGTGAAAAGTGGAAATGGAGGTGATGGTATATGTTGTTTTACAACATTTTCTCAAAAGAAGAATAAGAAGTATGCATCAGGAGGAAGAGGAGGAAAAGGAggagatatatatttaattggtaataaaaaaattgataattttttaagtgttaaattaaaatctttttattatgctGGGAATGGAGGTAAAGGATGTAACAATAATCAAAATGGAGAATGTGGAAaagatgaatatatacatataccaataaatacaattatatatgatgaggacaaaaattttattgattttatttacataaattgtCAAAAGGTCTTAGTGGCAAAGGGGGGAAAAGGAGGAAAGGGAAACTATTCCTATAGAACGAAAAGCTTGAGAATACCTTTTGTTTGTCAATATggagaaaaaacaaaagaaaaaaagttatttttgaaaaaaatattttttacagaCTTTGGTATTATTGGCTATCCTAATGTAGGTAAAAGTACactattaaataaaattacaaatgcaaatgtaaaaatagcaAATTATAGTTATACATCGAAATTTCCAAATTTtggaatttttaaatgtgaAAAGGGAAGTACACAAGAGGTAGGACGTACTTCGGGGGGGCCAGATGATGGGACCGTGGAACAGGTGCAGAGCACACAATCGGATATGAGTAATAGACCAGATAACGAGTATGACATTCTCGAAGAAGAATTTAGGGACGAAGTAGTGTGTGAAATGGGGGAAAACGAGAATGATTCAGTAAGCAATAATAATGGTTGGGGTGATAATACTGGTTGGGACGATAATGATGGCACTTTACGAACGGCTGAAAAAAGCAACTACACAGTGATTGACTTTCcaggaataataaaaaatttagataaaaaagaatcaAACATTTCTTTCAAGTACTTGGagcatttaaaatatagtaaaatattaatctACATGTTTGACATAAATAGTAATACTATAATTGAAacttatgaaaatataaaaaacgtTCTAGTCCAATACCATAGCATCTTTAAAACTAAGAAGGAAGTTGtggttttaaataaaattgatatatataataataaagataaggaaaatataaattcgctaataaattatgtaagggaaaatataaacatcgataaaatattttgcatatCTGCGCTAACAGGAGAGAATGTTATAGAGGCGATTAATGAAATGATTCTATACATTGATGATGAAAATACAgtaaatgaatttataaaaactttACCAAAACCAATGGATATTGAGAAAATAGAAGATAGCGATAATTTTCGTCCATCTGAGTATgaaattcataaatatgatgaacatatttttataataaaaggaaaatatatagaaaatcaggcaaatattttcaatttttcgaAGTGTGATAGTTCAAAagtatttagaaaaatactAGATGATTTAAACATAAACACAAAGCTAAAAAATGTTGGAGCAAGGGATGGcgataaaattattataagcAACTATTCGTTCGATTTCATTCTCGAGTACTGA
- a CDS encoding hypothetical protein (conserved Plasmodium protein) codes for MQYVDSIFSITELFYRFLILLFCRRIITGSALNRKDQRKLARKQKKQKRLLFSKKKRIFKKQNSSFERINHTTKGNLKKRSLDEDAKWERKGKGVQYSRKKLNVKPKEQTLSLHNDKKYDIYAEQEKDDLLLLYLSKKLKLNSNRNNNKNNEEKLFKDLEKDGFDSNLLKLTDVIFSEFQKNYKNKDETKKKDKNSGKQKDILLRGTKNNQENSASGEGDVTNDIVSSVIRGNTEIKEKLISKKRKKEGGANQVREIYDDEEAKDEKKRKKKGKAKAASKGKTKCTDKVKQKLGEMGISKGVRNKEMEIIKNSNDKQVKKGTHEKRKEIVKIEKQKKKELYPYSEEVKKMDKFLIISLNKTSEFNIKCIIQDICKYFHELKDLKLKVTFNEVLIKIISNHFKNVNITDTHICICVIIICILNSLIYQNLMKDFFNTLTGIFKYYYENNITLMKKIERENEFNSNNPNILHRGKNDTDTAVLNLNELYKRGANPEYLTHEKEKNKMENSITSKEEYEKYENLKIIFRNVLKCISMFYALNYLDFDCITDVINILCEQMSVNNVDNIIIILKICGMKLESDDISHLNYVTEYLKKQIDLYVTNNNIYIERSKLRFLIKDIDDLKRGKMKFYFLNKFEFLFSVLKEFECKYNFKRKVLSFPFLNVFKRAKFSRGIGSSDMKEKQHTPQQKMKKKRENKIEKQDHLNKVESPLDVKDDKTTNLKNVEALAIEGKFHKLNYLMVADEEYFNQSYFNKLLKKYKIQGILPKKIFLIIKNSLDVDECVHNLSLILKEKKNIPYVIQTVIQTLLYDNKFKVAYARILSSISNFKNRVFLFSLKTIFINYVKNINNYDLKKVLFLSKLFIYLLKEKLLNFQIFKFIQIDEEEKVKTIQEQNYFNTSFFFKTIFILISLDDNFDDRTSNNELWNHIFECILNKGINSSITYSFKGIINKYIFDEVENILCVYPNFQIEYIQKFYNFLEKQKK; via the coding sequence ATGCAATATGTTGACTCCATCTTTTCAATTACTGAATTATTTTATCGCTTccttatattacttttttgtcGTCGTATTATCACAGGTAGTGCTTTAAACAGAAAAGATCAAAGAAAATTGGCaagaaaacagaaaaaacaaaaaaggctgcttttttcaaagaaaaaaagaatttttaaaaagcaaAACAGTTCTTTTGAAAGGATAAATCATACTACAAAGGGGAATCTAAAGAAACGGAGTTTAGACGAAGACGCAAAATGGGAAAGGAAGGGAAAGGGAGTACAATACAGTAGGAAAAAGTTAAATGTTAAACCAAAAGAACAAACATTATCACTACATAATGACAagaaatatgatatatatgcCGAACAGGAAAAAGatgatttattattattatacttatcGAAAAAGTTGAAGCTTAACagtaatagaaataataataaaaataatgaagaaaaactttttaaagaTTTAGAAAAAGATGGATTTGACtcaaatttgttaaaattaacGGATGTAATATTTAGCGAATttcagaaaaattataaaaacaaagacgagacgaaaaaaaaagacaaaaatagtggtaaacaaaaagatatattGTTACGTGGGACAAAAAACAATCAGGAAAACTCAGCTTCGGGTGAAGGTGATGTAACTAATGATATAGTTAGCTCAGTAATAAGGGGCAATACagaaataaaggaaaaacttATTAgtaagaaaaggaaaaaggaaggAGGAGCGAATCAAGTAAGAGAAATATACGATGATGAAGAAGCAAAAgatgagaaaaaaagaaaaaaaaaaggcaaagcTAAAGCCGCATCAAAAGGTAAAACTAAATGTACGGACAAAGTAAAGCAAAAACTAGGAGAAATGGGCATTTCAAAGGGGGtgagaaataaagaaatggaaatcataaaaaattcaaatgatAAACAGGTTAAAAAAGGAACacatgaaaaaaggaaagaaattgtgaaaatagaaaaacagaaaaagaaagaattatACCCCTATTCTGAGGaagtgaaaaaaatggataaatttcttataatttCTCTGAATAAAACATCagaatttaatataaaatgtattatacaagatatttgtaaatattttcatgAGTTAAAAGATTTGAAGTTAAAAGTTACATTTAACGaagttttaataaaaattatatcaaatcattttaaaaatgtaaatattactgatacacatatatgtatatgtgtaataatcatatgtattttaaatagtCTGATATACCAAAATTTGATGAAGgacttttttaatacattaacaggtatttttaaatattactatGAGAATAATATAACTTTGATGAAGAAAATTGAGAGagaaaatgaatttaataGTAACAACCCAAATATTCTCCATAGGGGAAAAAATGATACAGATACAGcagttttaaatttaaacgAATTGTATAAAAGGGGTGCTAATCCAGAATACTTGACTCATGAgaaggagaaaaataaaatggaaaatagcATAACTAGTAAAGAGGAATATGAGAAATAcgaaaatttgaaaattatttttagaaatgtACTGAAATGTATTAGCATGTTTTAtgcattaaattatttagatTTTGATTGTATAACTGatgtaattaatatattgtgTGAACAGATGAGTGTTAACAATGTAgacaatattattatcatattaaaGATTTGCGGTATGAAACTGGAGAGCGATGATATTTCTCATCTAAATTACGTTACAGAGTACTTAAAAAAGCAAATTGACCTCTATGtgactaataataatatatatatcgaaAGAAGTAAACTTAGATTTTTGATTAAAGATATAGATGATttaaaaaggggaaaaatgaaattttactttttaaataagtttGAGTTCCTTTTTAGtgttttaaaagaatttgaGTGTAAATATAACTTTAAAAGGAAGGTTTTGTCTTTCCCATTCCTAAACGTTTTCAAAAGAGCTAAATTCAGCAGGGGAATCGGGAGCAGCGATATGAAGGAAAAACAACATACGCCGCAACagaagatgaagaagaagagggAAAACAAAATTGAAAAGCAAGATCATCTAAATAAAGTAGAGAGCCCCCTCGATGTTAAAGATGATAAGACAACTAATCTAAAGAATGTTGAAGCACTTGCCATAGAAGGAAAATTTCACAAACTAAACTATTTAATGGTTGCGGACGAAGAGTATTTCAACCAATcgtattttaataaattgttaaaaaaatataaaattcaaGGTATCTTAccaaaaaagatatttttaattattaaaaatagtttaGATGTAGATGAAtgtgttcataatttatctctaattttaaaagaaaagaaaaatattccttATGTTATTCAAACAGTAATTCAAACGCTCTTATATGACAACAAATTCAAAGTTGCCTATGCAAGAATATTAAGTAgtatttctaattttaaaaatagggtatttttatttagcCTAAAaactattttcattaattatgttaaaaatattaataattatgatttaaaaaaggtcctttttttaagcaaattatttatttatttattaaaagaaaagttattaaattttcaaatttttaaattcattcaAATTGATGaggaagaaaaagtaaagacTATACaagaacaaaattatttcaacacctcttttttttttaaaacaatttttatactaATTTCGCTGGACGATAATTTTGACGACAGAACCTCCAATAATGAGTTGTGGAATCATATTTTTGAATGTATACTAAACAAAGGGATAAATTCTTCTATAACATATTCCTTTAAAggaattattaacaaatacatatttgaTGAGGTAGAAAACATACTGTGCGTGTACCCAAATTTTCAAATagaatatattcaaaaattttacaattttttagagaagcagaaaaaataa
- a CDS encoding plastid replication-repair enzyme translates to MFRYHFYLFYLILVHLSLGIQLKDRQIINDIYLKSNCKFVRKRKNNLKKFFIRTVGTYEFYLKPHYKLCKRNKIKSKCNNKNGYKNELKATSTFVSKYYKININDVYSYLNRKKYEYIESDIKITLKYCPFCPPHKYKYDNMYKHEIFKNTGNSYCHRCGYKGSFYDFKLKMGDLVTSNFENTVVNNTYEEEKITFNDVKVYNMNLLYSKEAEKARDYLINERKLTMETIKKYYIGFSIMEFYSLDNSGKFEKHECLIFPFIKKVDDMKSMDLLNGNKNNMNEKDTYEVIRIKVRSLKDKGYMRLYPKNVKEEMKLFFFGDHLVNDADEVVLTEGEIDAMTVSQETNYSAISLPNGSKSLPIYLLPYLEKFKKIHMWLDFDKAGKTSVFNFVNKIGLGRTNVITDANVHYLNQEVFEKRKKEMLIKRNLLLSSAQSNPLCMQSDVASCGRNDHGDKISNVQNLRTKKNATNVDKEKGKRHSFSSDNILSNSTMLNMEKPQHEDRSYDSGKEETAKNIPKENVSLKEGLNVQEERLNNLYFIENNIMYIPNTIVVKDANDCLKHNIDIKFFINNSEKVKHSQILNFNDLRQNILEELKYPDRINGIKSKTIPSLNKFLYGLRMGELSIWTGPTGVGKTTLLSQLSLDYCIQGVSTLWGSFEINNIKLGKVMLNQFCGKNLEKNIDLFDIYADKFELLPLKFLKFHGSTNIDQVLDAMDYAVYAYDVKHIIIDNLQFMLNINKFSDIYELQNIAIDNFRSFSTNKNVHITLVVHPRKEDNNLLTISSVFGSVKSTQEADNVFIIQRHVSKTNETIFFIDIKKNRFKGSLGRIPYLYNKENMTIKEMPVSYLNDSFSGNSYVSKNISSSNSNFMYPIGTPSSNLNFTLCDEYEYMKHLSDEYQSKHSIKKLRTSSNVDLSVTNMIDNNQLNNKINSKSSKNDNSEGGSQIISSNNKQNKGSNLTHCKENRDDEQIKEMNIHDKGDDNQEQCINTSNTNKNVPPENGNSKDLLLNVKKSVKNEETNNSTGHTDSSNISRTTEHLSKNKSAVEGENNDIIPSYELSKERLIKLCEEIKDDKNKKSKNRVVTISMRNLVIHNNSTIKDIRNFIKKNKLNIKTAGKNLKKIGIFINILQNIPKEYITVTYDEGNKIQGTHKGTKNNSCGSVNKGSATLVSNISTTTDNSSYQRETAYNRDNFPCILNTEYSKNGTDICPFDGGTVNSNSNMNNSSSSTSSISSTPTDVTTLRSYCEPHSQELEAIYGEEVTKMYIDDNIINVDNNIVRRNGAFKLYNEDKAILNENFDYYEPKKKFDDDIETRFFIINDHNYNAKINYIYKNIKYCGLDIETTGLEVFDEQIRLIQIAVENYPVIIYDMFNISNSKILNGLKEMLEDVNIVKIIQNGKFDTKFLMYNNLKIENIFDTYIASKLLDKNINMFGFKLNNIVEKYLNVSLDKQQQNSVWNNSLLNNNQLFYAARDSSCLLKLYKKLKNEIHKESMDTVNDIENKCILPVCDMELNGVKVDLESLNKSTNEILAELNEEKSKLKAELKDNEINVNSQQQVLKALQNNNVRDISNKLIENTSDSNLKNFLNHKEVVLLRNYRRLYKLYSAFYLKLPLHINNKTNKIHTTFNQLKTFSGRFSSEKPNLQQIPRQKNIREIFIPNENNVFIIADFKQIELKIAAEITNDDIMLKAYNNNIDLHTLTASIITKKGIDDINKEDRHIAKAINFGLIYGMNYVNLKNYANTYYNINMNLDQCLYFYNSFFEHYKGIYRWHNQIRQTKALEYCTLSNRKVVFPYFSFTKALNYPVQGTCADILKLSLVELYKNLKHINGKIILCVHDEIIIEVDRKNQEEALKILVESMENSASFFLKKVKCEVSAKIAQNWGSKD, encoded by the coding sequence ATGTTTCGGTAccatttttaccttttttacCTTATACTTGTGCATTTGTCTTTAGGAATACAGTTAAAAGATAGACAAATAATAAACgacatttatttaaaaagtaattgtaaatttgtaaggaaaagaaaaaataatttaaagaagTTCTTTATAAGGACTGTAGGGACATATGAGTTTTATTTGAAACCACATTATAAGTTAtgtaaaaggaataaaattaagagtAAGTGTAATAATAAGAATGGATATAAAAATGAGCTAAAAGCTACAAGCACTTTTGTGtcaaaatattacaaaataaatataaatgacgTATACAGTTATTTAAATAGGaagaaatatgaatatatagaatCAGATATTAAAATAACGTTAAAATATTGCCCGTTCTGTCCtccacataaatataaatatgacaatatgtataaacatgaaatttttaaaaatacaggGAATAGCTACTGTCATAGATGTGGATATAAAGGAAGTTTCTAtgattttaaattaaaaatgggGGATTTAGTAACTagtaattttgaaaatacaGTTGTAAACAATACatatgaagaagaaaaaattacattcAATGATGTTAAGGTGTATAATATGAATTTACTTTATTCAAAAGAAGCAGAAAAAGCAAGGGATTATTTAATTAACGAAAGAAAATTAACTATGGAaacaataaagaaatattatataggATTTTCTATAATGGAATTTTATTCACTTGACAATTCAGgtaaatttgaaaaacatGAATGTTTGATCTTTccctttataaaaaaagttgaTGATATGAAATCAATGGATTTattaaatggaaataaaaataatatgaatgaaAAAGATACTTACGAAGTAATTAGAATAAAAGTTAGAAGTTTAAAAGATAAAGGATATATGAGATTATACCctaaaaatgttaaagaGGAAATGAAGCTGTTTTTCTTTGGCGACCATTTAGTTAATGACGCAGATGAAGTTGTCTTGACTGAAGGTGAAATTGATGCTATGACTGTAAGTCAAGAAACAAACTATTCTGCTATATCCTTACCTAATGGTTCAAAATCTTTGCCTATCTATTTGTTGCCATATTTagagaaatttaaaaaaattcatatgtGGTTAGATTTTGACAAAGCAGGGAAGACAAGTGTTTtcaattttgtaaataaaataggcCTAGGACGAACAAATGTAATAACTGATGCAAATGTGCATTACTTAAATCAAGaagtttttgaaaaaagaaaaaaagaaatgttaATTAAGAGAAACTTGTTACTTTCTTCAGCTCAGAGTAATCCATTATGTATGCAGAGTGACGTAGCTAGTTGTGGGAGAAATGACCATGGAGATAAAATTTCGAACGTTCAAAATTTGCGCACGAAGAAAAATGCAACAAATgtagataaagaaaaaggaaaaaggcaTTCATTTTCTTCAGACAATATCTTGAGTAATAGTACAATGTTGAACATGGAAAAACCTCAGCATGAAGATAGGAGCTATGATAGTGGAAAGGAGGAAACTGCAAAAAATATACCAAAAGAAAATGTAAGTTTAAAGGAAGGATTAAATGTCCAGGAAGAAAGGCTAAAtaacttatattttatagaaaataacATCATGTATATACCAAACACTATAGTAGTAAAGGATGCAAACGATTGCTTGAAGCacaatatagatataaaatttttcatcaATAATAGTGAGAAAGTAAAACATAgtcaaatattaaattttaatgatttaAGACAAAACATATTAGAAGAACTAAAATATCCTGATAGAATAAATGgaattaaaagtaaaacaattccttcattaaataaatttctatATGGATTACGAATGGGGGAGTTGTCTATATGGACAGGACCAACAGGGGTAGGTAAAACTACTCTTCTCTCTCAATTGTCGTTAGATTATTGTATTCAGGGTGTATCTACCCTATGGGGCTcatttgaaataaataatataaaattaggCAAGGTAATGTTAAATCAATTTTGTggtaaaaatttagaaaaaaatattgatttatttgatatatatgcagataaatttgaattattacctttaaaatttttaaaatttcatggTAGTACAAATATTGATCAAGTACTAGATGCTATGGATTATGCTGTGTACGCTTACGATGtcaaacatataattattgatAATTTACAGTTTATGCTCAATATTAACAAGTTTTCAGACATTTATGAACTACAAAATATTGCTATTGATAACTTTAGATCATTtagtacaaataaaaatgttcataTTACTTTAGTAGTGCATCCAAGAAAAGAAGACAATAATTTACTCACTATTTCTTCAGTTTTTGGTAGTGTAAAATCTACTCAAGAAGCAGATAATGTGTTTATTATTCAAAGACATGTATCTAAAACTAATgaaactatattttttatagatattaaaaaaaatagatttaaAGGGAGTTTAGGCAGAATACCTTACCTGtataataaggaaaatatgaCCATAAAAGAAATGCCAGTTAGCTATTTAAATGATTCATTTTCAGGTAATAGCTATGTCTCAAAGAATATATCATCTTCGaattctaattttatgtatCCTATTGGTACTCCTAGTAGTAACCTAAATTTTACTCTCTGCGATGAATACGAATACATGAAACATCTATCCGATGAATATCAATCAAAACATTCTATAAAAAAACTTCGCACTAGTAGTAATGTTGATCTAAGTGTAACAAACATGATAGATAATAATCAactaaataacaaaattaatagtaaaagtagcaaaaatgataatagtGAAGGTGGCTCACAAATCATTTcaagtaataataaacaaaataaaggcAGCAACTTAACGCATTGCAAAGAAAATAGGGATGATGAgcaaataaaagaaatgaacATACACGATAAAGGTGATGATAACCAGGAACAGTGTATAAATACAAGTAACACAAATAAGAACGTACCACCAGAAAATGGAAACTCGAAggatttattattaaatgtaaaaaaaagcgtaaaaaatgaagaaacaaATAATAGTACAGGTCATACCGATTCTAGTAATATTTCACGTACAACCGAACATTTGAGCAAAAACAAAAGTGCAGTAGAAGGTGagaataatgatataattcCTTCCTACGAATTAAGTAAAGAGaggttaataaaattatgtgaagaaataaaagatgataaaaacaaaaagtcAAAGAATAGAGTAGTAACCATATCGATGAGAAATTTGGTGATACATAATAATTCCACGATAAAAGATATTCgaaattttattaagaaaaataagttaAACATAAAAACGGCTgggaaaaatttaaaaaaaattggcatatttataaatattttacaaaatattccTAAGGAGTACATAACAGTTACATATGAtgaaggaaataaaatacaagGCACACAcaaaggaacaaaaaataatagttgtGGTAGTGTAAATAAGGGCTCTGCAACACTGGTAAGTAATATTAGTACTACAACTGATAATAGTAGTTATCAAAGGGAAACTGCATATAATAGAGACAATTTTCCTTGTATACTAAATACGGAATATTCAAAAAACGGGACGGATATATGCCCATTTGACGGTGGTACAGTgaatagtaacagtaatatgaataattcgAGCAGTAGTACAAGTAGTATAAGTAGTACCCCAACTGATGTTACAACGCTTCGTAGTTACTGTGAACCACATTCCCAGGAATTGGAAGCTATATATGGAGAGGAAGTTACGAAAATGTATATtgatgataatataattaacgttgataataatatagtaagAAGAAATGGTGCTTTCAAGTTGTATAATGAGGACAAAGCAATTTTGAACGAAAATTTTGATTATTATGAaccaaagaaaaaatttgatGATGATATAGAGACAAGattctttattataaatgATCATAACTataatgcaaaaataaattatatatataaaaatataaaatattgtgGGTTAGATATTGAAACAACAGGATTGGAAGTATTTGATGAACAAATTCGGTTAATTCAGATTGCAGTTGAAAATTATCCCGTAATAATTTATGATATGTTTAATATAAgtaatagtaaaattttaaatggaTTGAAGGAAATGTTAGAAGAtgtaaatattgtaaaaattatacagaATGGAAAATTTGACACAAAATTTTTGATGtataacaatttaaaaattgaaaacatatttgatacatatatagcTAGTAAACTcttagataaaaatataaatatgttcggctttaaattaaataatattgttgAGAAGTACTTAAATGTTAGTCTAGATAAGCAGCAACAAAATAGTGTGTGGAATAATTcgcttttaaataataaccAGTTATTTTACGCTGCACGTGATTCTAGCTGtttgttaaaattatataaaaaattaaaaaacgaaatacACAAAGAAAGTATGGACACAGTAAatgatatagaaaataaatgcattttACCCGTCTGTGACATGGAACTAAATGGGGTAAAAGTTGATTTAGAAAGCCTAAATAAAAGTACTAATGAAATATTGGCCgaattaaatgaagaaaagagTAAATTAAAAGCAGAACTAAAAGACAATGAAATAAATGTTAATTCACAACAACAAGTATTAAAGGCATTACAAAATAACAATGTCAGAGATATTTCTAATAAGCTAATTGAGAATACATCTGACtctaatttgaaaaattttttgaatcaTAAAGAAGTTGTCTTATTAAGAAATTATAGAAGattatacaaattatattcagcattttatttaaaattacctttacatataaataataaaacgaataaaatacatacaacGTTTAATCAGCTAAAAACTTTTTCAGGTAGATTTAGTAGTGAAAAACCGAATTTACAACAAATACCGaggcaaaaaaatattagagaaatttttattcctaatgagaataatgtatttattatagcGGATTTTAAACAGATAGAGTTAAAAATTGCTGCTGAAATTACGAATGACGATATTATGCTTAAGgcttataataataatattgattTACATACTTTAACAGCTAGTATAATAACGAAGAAAGGAATagatgatataaataaagaggATAGACATATAGCAAAAGCTATTAATTTTGGGTTGATATATGGTAtgaattatgtaaatttaaaaaattatgcaaatacttattacaatataaatatgaatctAGATCaatgcttatatttttacaattccTTTTTTGAACATTATAAGGGTATATATAGATGGCATAATCAAATAAGACAAACCAAAGCTTTAGAATACTGCACTTTATCCAATAGAAAGGTtgtttttccatatttttcttttacaaaAGCCTTGAATTATCCTGTTCAGGGAACATGTGCTGATATATTAAAGTTATCTCTAGTGGAattgtataaaaatttaaaacatattaacGGCAAAATAATTCTTTGTGTGCATGATGAAATTATCATCGAAGTTGATAGAAAAAATCAAGAAGAGGCCCTAAAAATTTTGGTAGAATCAATGGAAAATTCTGCTTCCTTCTTTTTGAAAAAGGTCAAATGCGAAGTTTCGGCCAAAATAGCTCAAAACTGGGGTTCCAAGGATTAG